taaataggtaaagatcaaattCTTGCATATTCATTGGTTCATTCTTCAGTTAAACTCATCTAGTATCTTTTGACAATTTAATGATCACATATAACATGGTCTAGCAGCACAAAAGATCATTATTATTTCATCAGAGATTCCGTCATATGGTGTGATATAAGACACAATAGAGCACAAATATATCTAGAAAATATTATttctcatatatattttttattattattttgtatatgAATTGATCTTTGGTATAATAAAGAAAATCCTCGTGACAGATCAGCTTCTCCACCTCTGAAATAACATCTCCCTTCAGAGAAGTGCATTCAGCTCTAGGGCCTCATTGAGACCGCTAGGATATAATGAATCAAGCTGGAATGTCCAGAAAATTTCCTGTTTGCATAAGCGGGTGTATCTGTCACCCCCTCTCTCAGTTTTCTTGATGTGTTCAAGACCTGTAATGGTCAGGGATGATGGATCTTTGTTATGAAATTTGAGAAAATGTCTTAGGACACTATGGTTGGTTACCCCATTCACAATATTCCTACGGTGCTCCATGAATCTGATTTTGATACTTCTTGTTGTACTTCCCACATAATTCAATTTACAGCTACATTGTAAGCGGTAGATGACCCAAGAGGTATTACAGTTAATAAAACTTGATATTTTTATAATTTTCTGGTCCACAGGAGAGACTATTTCTTTAGTTTTATTGCACGTATGAAGACAGGTTGTACACCGGTTTGCCCCACATTTGTAGAAGCCATTAGTTAATGGAGGTAACCATGACATACCTTTGGTATTATTTGAAGGTATAGTCTTCAATTGGCTTGGGGCTAGGATTGTTTTCAGTGACTTATTTTTCTTGAATATAAATTCTGGATTAGGAGGAAGTATCTTGGACAAAAGGGGGTCACTTTTTAACATAGGATAATTTTGTTTTATAATGGATTTGATCCTTTTTGATTCATTATTAAACTTTGAGATAAAGGCCAACTCTCTATTCTTTTGGTCTTGATGAACAGTTTTGGATTTGTGGACCAATAGTGACTGTCTGTTCATTGCTAATGTTTCTTTCAAGGCAATGTCTAGAATATATTGAGGGTATTCTCTATCTCTGAATTTCTGTATTAATTGGTCTGCTTGTGACAAGAAAGATTCCATGGTAGAGCAGTTCCTACGTAGTCGCATCAGTTGGCCCCTTGGAATGTTCTTTTTCCAGGGGTCATAGTGTGCGCTTTTATAATGTAAGTAACCGTTGTTCCCTACTTCTTTCACAAAATTGGAAGTCAGGATACAGTTATCTTCAATACTAAGGGCTATGTCCAGGAAAGAAATGTTAGTTTTACTAAAGTGAGAGGTGAACTGTAAATTATAAGTGTTGTTGTTGAGAAAACAAACAAACTGTGAAAAAGAatccaaatccccatcccaaataataaaaaggtcatctatgtatcggccGTAGAAGACCAGCTTCTCCCCGAACCCGCTTTGCCACACAAATCGGTCCTATAATTGGCCGACATAGAGGTTAGCGTAGCTCGgggcgaatctggtccccatggccgtgcccatagtTTGAAGATAAAAAGTGTCcgaaaaaagaaaatagttgtgtGAAAGAATGAAGGATATAGAGTCGACTAGAAATTGTTCGTGTCTCTCGGAGAGGTCATGATCATGGGAAAGTATCTCATGTATAACTTGCACCCCCAAATTATGGGGGATGTTCGTATAGAGAGCCGAGACATCTAAAGTCGCAAATGAATAGGTCGATTTCCACTTAACATTCTCCAATAATTGGAGGAAGTGTGTGGTATCTGAGATGAATGACCTCAACCGAGAGACACGAGGTTGTAGAAAACTGTCGACATAGGCTGTAATTTTTTCCTAATGAAGACCTATGTATACATTTGATGGCTCTTGGTGATGCTGGACAACGGGATGTATGTTAATGTCTTGACCATGATTAAGGTCATGTGATTGGACAAACTTACATCTGTGTTTGAAAATCTGTCCGGCATTAAAATTGATCACGTGTCTCTATCTGACTAGACTTACCTCCCCTCTCGCTGAAGCGAGGGAGAGACGTTGCGGgcgggtcacgtgatcggaactccgATCATGTGTCCTATTCTGACTAACTACATATTACCTCTCTCTCGCCGAAGGGGGAGAGAGACGTCACGGGCGGGTCACGTAATCGGAAATCCGATCACGTGCTATATTTTGACCAGACAAACCTTTCTCTTTCACTGAAGTGAAATAGAGGGGTGACACGCACGCCTGAATCCAGGATGTGATCGCTTCCCACTTCCGGGACAAACGATCATGTGACCATTATGAATTTAATAAAATCGTTTTTTAAGGTATTTCAACATTTCGTTTTTACTATTGTTTAATAGGACTGTCCTCTGGCAAATGATGTATTAATTTAACTAGATTAGTTTTTAGATTtgatgaatttaggaattgattggaAACTGCACACCTGTAGCCGATTATGATCAACACTGCTATATAAGGGCTCTTTTTACACTGCATATACACCTTGAGAAAGCTGcaccagcagtgaaacgcgttggtgacaaaGACTGGGATCCACTAACTACAAGATCTGCCGGCTATCCATTTTTGGGAACGGTGACCCGCATGGAATAACTCCAGGGAAGATATTGCATCAGGACCTATCAGGGTTCATCTCCCTCACTAATTCCAGCACGGGACAATCAAAGAAGTGAGAGAATCCCCATGActacggagtgctaaccgagtgGAGGACTCACTACAGCAAACTGGTAACACCGTTATTCATTTCCCTAGGATAAGGCATCTTGCTACATACCCAGCAATCTAAGAATTTCTTCAACCAATAAGCAGTGTTGATCTAGgccctatacatatatattttttggaactttttattttttattttttattcttatatTTCATTTTTTGTGTCGTGGTACCACCAttttttatctgttgcaacagtaaagtGTATGTTATTATACAAGAAATCAATGTATGTTTTCAATAaattttaataataattattattataactaGTCACTAGCGCTGAATCACCTTTATTTATTGTTATATACAAAGGGTCTGACTAGCCCTTCCTATTTCAGCTGCTTGAGGATATACAACACATGTCAGCGCCATCTCTACTTCGGTAGTTTACAttccatgctggatagtaagcctgatccagcgtgaaattgtctgcttagaagcaggacacccaatctttttgggatcataaagtacaaatagtgcgtctgacttcctgtgacgagtagttctcttcacatagattttcaaagcctgcacgacatccaaggactttgaggtaattgagatgtcagtagctactggcaccacaataggttggttgatatgaaaagccggcaCAACCTCAGGGAGAAAtatctgacgcgttctgagctcagctctatcctcatgtgaaatcaaataggggctcttgtgcgacaatgcccccaattctgacacacgtctggcagaagccaaggccaacaacgtgatcaccttccaagtaagaaactttacgtccacctcttgTAAAGGTTCGaagcaatccgattgcaggaactacagcaccacattaagatcccacggtgccataggaggcacaaagggtggttggatgtgcagaactcctttcaagaaagtctgaacctcagggatagcagccaattgtttctgggagaaaatagacaaggccaaaatctgtaccttgatggagcccaagcgtaggccaacacctgcttgcagaaagaggagaaaatgtcccagttgaaactccaccgtaggaaactttttggattcacaccaagacacatactttttccaaattcgatggtaatgcttagacgttacccccttgtatcagagtaggaataaccttattcggaatgcccttccgtgctaagatctggcgttcaacctccatgccgtcaaacgtagccgcggtaagtcttgataggcaaacggcccctgcagtaaaagGTCCTAGCGAAGATGAAGAGGCCtctgatcctccagcagtaatgccagaagatccgcgtactaagcccgccttggccagtccagagcaatgaggatcgccggaactcttgatctttttattagtttgagaatccttgggatgagtggaagtgaagggaacacatacactgactggaacacccatggagtcaccagggtgtccaccgccactgcctgtatgTCTCGTgagctggaacagtacctctgaagcttcttgttgaggcgagagtccatcatgtctatctgaggtataccccatcggcgtgttacctctgtgaatacttctgggtggaggccccattctcctggatggagattatgcctgctgaggaagtctgcttcccagttgtccactcccggaatgaagatcgccgacagtgcCAGTGTGTgtcaggattcttgttacctctgacattgcagccctgctcttcgctccaccctgcctgtttatgtaggacaccgctgtgatgttgtctgactaaacctgaatagtttgatcttgcagaagatgagccgcttgtagaaggccattgtatatggcccttagttacagaatgtttattggaagaaccgattcctggcttgaccactctcCTGTGAAGTTTTCCCCAttggtgactactccccaacctttgaggcttgcatccatggttagaagaatccaattctgaatcccgaacctgcggcccttgagcaggtgagaagtttgcagccaccagagtagtgaaattctggctttcagtgACAGGCATAtcggctggtgcatgtgaagatgcgatcccgaccacttgtccaggagatccagctggaagaaccgtgcatggaatcttctgtattgtagagcctcgtaggaggataccatcttccccagaaggtgaatgcatcaatgaaccgatacccggggaggtttcaagacatcccggaccattgattggatcaccaatgctttctccactggtagaaacaccctctgcatttctGCGTCAAGTattatccccaggaagggcagtctccttgtcagttccaaatgtgaatttggaaggttcaggatccacccatgatcccagagtagttgagttgagagcgcaatactctgcaacagcttctccttggaagatgcccctATCAGcctatcatccagatatggaattatgttcactctctgtttccgtaggaggagcatcatctccgccatgaccttggtgcacaccctcggtgctgtggagaggccaaatggcaacgtctggaactgatagtgacagtcctgtagtgcaaaccgtagaaagGCCTGGAGAGGTGGGATCAGATCGGAATGtgatggtacgcatccttgatatcaagggatactaggaattccccctcctccagacctgagatcaccgctctcagagactccatcttgatttggaaaaccctcaagtaggggttcaacaatttcaggttcaatataggccttaccgaaccgtccggttttggtaccacaaacaggtttgagtaataacccttggtttttgggtgaggtggaactggaacaatgacatttgttcgtaccaattttttaatggcttcctgtaggatagcactttctgtcagcgaagctggtaagcctgatttgaagaatctgtgaggtgggagttcctgaaactccagtctgtacccctgggtaacaatatccgtcacccaggggtctaggcatgatgacgcccagctgTGACTGAAATCTTAGTCTCGCACCCACCTGCCTGATCTTCAGGCTGGGAGGTacaccatcatgctgaatatttggaggaagcagaacctggtttctgttcctgggaacctgttggtgcaggtcttTTGGATGttccctgacctcctctaaagaaggtgggagggggtttggatttttaaaattttgcggtccaaaaggactgcagtataggataagatttcctagctggggctgctgcggagggaagaaatgtcgacttacccgctgtCGCCGTGgattccacgcatccaatgcgtccctaaatagtgcctgacctgtgaatggcaggaactccacacttttcttggtttctgcatccgcagtccattggcgtagccagagtcctctgcatgccgagacagccatggaagtagcaggccaatgtccttcatgttctccaccatgaaacctgcagaatcctgtatgtgatgtaataacaagtcaatgtcactcctatccatagtatctaagtcctctagtaaggtgcctgaccactttactatggctttagaaatccacgcacaagcaatagtgggtcttaaagccacgcctgtagcagtgtatagtgatttgagcgtagtctcaatattGCGTCAGCCGGCTCCTATAAGGCGGTTGaagcagggacaggtaaaaccatctttttagacagcctatatacagaagcgtctacaataggtgggttttcccacttctttctatcctctttttGGAAAGGGAAAACAAAGAGAATTCTTTTagtgatctggaattttttctatgggttttcccaggatttttaaaacaaggagttttaactccttagaagcagggaaggtaagcgaggatttcttatttactgtaaaataagattactTGTTCcagaaccttctcagaaatatgcaaaacatccctaatggcttcaatcattagctgcacctctttagcaagggatgcatcccccctgcatatccccatcaccgtcccctgtatcagagtcggtatcagtgtcagcttgcattatctgggcaagtgtatgtttttgtgggtatgtaggtggggttttagatgaagtagtgggagctgaatacttcaaacccactacagattgtctcaaaaactgcgtctctttctcagtatgtgacatccttgttgaaatctgggatatcattccccttaaagtatccacccatgggggttcggagtcAGAAgggtgagacagcacattgcagtcctgagtacatggaatagactcctcaggagaagataaacaccctgcagcacaggacacagagtccttagacatggtaatgtggatacacacacacaggaaaatgtcagacacagtttcccccagagtaccttcagagagtcacagagtataaggagccagccacacagcgcccctgcagacagttattatgataaaagcccggcgctgactgactaaccttaatagggagggcagtgctccctgtcagtgtcctagttcctatgatctgcagagagaaaatggcgctggtgagtactggatccgctctgagaggaagccccgccccttgtaatggcatgcggcttcctgcactaattgtttatactggcctgagggttttagtgataacagggggattagcccctgttagctgtgtgaccagtgtagggtttatccacGCTGGctgaggacgcccctcaaagcacctacactgtgtgttgctgagccttcctggagcgcagcctgtcagagctacgctcccacccttgtgccgccataccctgcCGCTAACTGAGACGctggtgctgtactcaccacttttccttcttctggctctgttaggggggtggcggccgtgctgcgtgagtgagcagtcacctcgtgggcttgcgatcagcaccctcaggagctcagtgtcctgtcagcggagtagggaaccattaactcttctggaagttggttcctattcccgaccccccctaagtcccacgaagcagggaggctgttgccagcagccttcctgtaacctaactaactctagaaaataaacacctaagaaaactcctaggagttcccctagctgtgaccggctcctccgggcacattttctaaactgagtctggtaggaggggcatagagggaggagccagcccacactattaaactcctaaagtgccagtggctcccaaaggacccgtctataccccattgtactaaatggacctcagcatcctctaggacgtaagagaaagtagattataacttagggtgtgccgacctgaagctgctaacactttattaacacttatgattttccctatcactttgtatatatttttgtattttaaacacacttcacttacatagtacttatgtgcttcttattaacccttaataattttcacctgtgtgctgacctggggtagccgacctgtgccgacgtgatggggtcctgcaccccggacccatacctagtattagggacccccagtgatggagacgccttgccgatcgacctgggggcttaaccctatatctgcagttatacgcaactaagatctccgtattatctgattattatgtagtattacttttcactcagtgtgcattagggaacacaattttttttattacacagaattaccccacccttttagcacctgagtgacatcacaatctgattgagcagcttaccaatatatgtacattgtatttagagaggcatggatgggtcagcattaggagggattgctgacttgtgccattggagaagttaggggtgtctctaGGTAAGCTggttctcagatgctgtaggagccattatcatgtggccttacactgggcattcagacccagacataggtGTAATTAATTATggagtgggtgtggggtgcggtggcccctatgtcggtatggctgggcggcttcaggtcagcacaccctaacactttattaacacttatgattttctctatcactttgtatatatttttgtatttgaaTCACACTTaaatcttacacagaattaccccttccttttagcacctgagtgacatcacaatctgattgagcagcttgccactatATGTGCATTGTGActtagcagatgatgattacagggtatcatatggtgtattgcatgtaaagtaccttgttccacacctattctcttgtagcaatataccttatataagggtgagtaacacgtgtacaggcttaccagcgtatgagcacacacataaaggaatgctaccttaccaatgcttccaggagtaacgttaggagacatttttctgatccatcagctcatatgactgatgttattgttcatctagaatctccaattcatacgatatgttccccatccattgttttacattggtgctggcataggacttggcgagtgactacatctccatttatacttcatggttagttaccagtacaagagagagatatatctaagtcttattataatattacatttgttattgtgagtgttctcaggagggtagatacaatgatagtctgagacacaatattataaagccttcattaaaagttatgttttattatacacacacatttttaagtgtcccagagagtcatctcctattgtttacaagattaatattgttacagaaaagttACATTTCCATTATGTATttttttccagcagatggacacacaagcaggaatatctcagaaggatatctaatgttatccccggattgcgaaataagagataatgacagtagacaggattctccaggagataaccccattaccccaattatacatctagctctatcagctggtccccctgatcctaggaaatgttctcctgatcactctgatattggtgcatctgttacagctctgagagtagatacagagtttccatgtgctatagatgccaaatgtgttACACAGaatacaaagcctattaacccacacacaggtaaggcaggtggaaggccactgatatgttcagagtgtgggaaatgttttacaaataaatcatatcttgttatacatcagagaagtcacacaggtgagaagccatttccatgttctgagtgtgggaaatgttttgcatacaaatcatatcttgttagacatcagagaagtcacacagctgagaggccatttccatgttctgagtgtgggaaatgttttgcatacaaatcacatcttgttaaacatcagcaaagtcacacaggtgagaagccatttccatgttctgagtgtgggaaatgttttgcacacaaatcagatcttgttatacatcaaagaagtcacacaggtgagaggccattttcttgctctgagtgtgggaaatgttttacaaagaaatcatatcttgttatacatcagagaagtcacacaggtgagaagccatttccatgttctgagtgtgggaaatgttttgcatacaaatcatatcttgttagacatcagagaagccaCACAGCTGagtggccatttccatgttctgagtgtgggaaatgttttgcatacaaatcacatcttgttaaacatcagcaaagtcacacaggtgagaagccatttccatgttctgagtgtgggaaatgttttgcacacaaatcagatcttgttatacatcaaagaagtcacacaggtgagaggccattttcttgctctgagtgtggaaaatgttttatccagaaattacatcttgttatacatcaaagaagtcacacaggtgagaagccatttccatgttctgagtgtgggaaatgttttgcacacaaatcagatctcgtTAGACATAacagacatcacacaggtgagaagccattttcttgctcggagtgtgggaaatgtttcgcactcaaatcagatcttgttttacatcagagacatcacacaggggagaagccatttccatgttctaagtgtgggaaatgtttcgcaaacagatcagatcttattaaacatcagagacgtcacacaggtgagaagccatttccatgttctgagtgtgggaaatgtttcgcacacagatcagatcttattaaacatcagagatgtcacacaggtgagaagccatttccatgttctgagtgtgggaaatgttttgcacgcaaatcatatcttgttatacatcagagacgtcacacaggtgagaagccatttccatgtcctgagtgtgggaaatgttttgtacacaaatcagatcttgttatgcatcagagaagtcacacaggtgagaagccatttccatgttctgagtgtgggaaatgtttcgcacacagatcagatcttattaaacatcagagatgtcacacaggtgagaagccatttccatgttctgagtgtgggaaatgttttgcatacaaatcacatcttgttatacatcagagacgtcacacaggtgagacgccatttccatgtcctgagtgtgggaaatgttttgtacataaatcagatcttattatacatcagcgaagtcacacaggtgagaagccatttccatgtactgagtgtgggaattgttttgcacacaaatcagatcttgttaaacatcagagacgtcacacaggtgagaagccattttcttactctgagtgtgggaaatgttgtttaaccacttaactatttATTTAGTAAAAAAacgcttccggtccctctgacagcagcagcagagggaagtttatcttccctgccgctgctaacactatctgactggtcgcatcccgtgccaccaggtcagatagagcacttgcaggcatggttaagtaaatcacatcttgttagacatcagcgaagtcacacaggtgagaagccatttccatgttctgagtgtgggaaatgttttgtacacagatcagatcttgttaaacatcagggaCGTCACACAGGTCAGAGGCCATTTCCATACATAAATCAGCACAATAGAAATcactcaggtgagaaaccattttaaacTTCtgcagtatacttatcattgccatgcgatgttcttcaaggttctttctcttatgtcctagaggatgctgggga
The nucleotide sequence above comes from Pseudophryne corroboree isolate aPseCor3 unplaced genomic scaffold, aPseCor3.hap2 scaffold_974, whole genome shotgun sequence. Encoded proteins:
- the LOC135048515 gene encoding oocyte zinc finger protein XlCOF6-like; the protein is MMENHRPLTSLDGHSNRDTPERCPRPLYSQDCTEENHRIPQEDQVERLSDIKAEDIEEEEETYVMDIKAEDIEGEEETYVTTIKAEDIEGEEETHVTDMKAEDIEGEEETYVTDIKAEDIEGEKETYVTDIKAEDIEGEEETYVTDIKAEDIEGEEEKYVTDMKAEDIEGEEETYVTDIKAEDIEGEEETYVTDIKAEDIEGEEETYVRGDQQCKEEEIPTDISTADGHTSRNISEGYLMLSPDCEIRDNDSRQDSPGDNPITPIIHLALSAGPPDPRKCSPDHSDIGASVTALRVDTEFPCAIDAKCVTQNTKPINPHTGKAGGRPLICSECGKCFTNKSYLVIHQRSHTGEKPFPCSECGKCFAYKSYLVRHQRSHTAERPFPCSECGKCFAYKSHLVKHQQSHTGEKPFPCSECGKCFAHKSDLVIHQRSHTGERPFSCSECGKCFTKKSYLVIHQRSHTGEKPFPCSECGKCFAYKSYLVRHQRSHTAEWPFPCSECGKCFAYKSHLVKHQQSHTGEKPFPCSECGKCFAHKSDLVIHQRSHTGERPFSCSECGKCFIQKLHLVIHQRSHTGEKPFPCSECGKCFAHKSDLVRHNRHHTGEKPFSCSECGKCFALKSDLVLHQRHHTGEKPFPCSKCGKCFANRSDLIKHQRRHTGEKPFPCSECGKCFAHRSDLIKHQRCHTGEKPFPCSECGKCFARKSYLVIHQRRHTGEKPFPCPECGKCFVHKSDLVMHQRSHTGEKPFPCSECGKCFAHRSDLIKHQRCHTGEKPFPCSECGKCFAYKSHLVIHQRRHTGETPFPCPECGKCFVHKSDLIIHQRSHTGEKPFPCTECGNCFAHKSDLVKHQRRHTGEKPFSYSECGKCCLTT